The following are from one region of the Maribacter aquivivus genome:
- a CDS encoding ferritin-like domain-containing protein — protein sequence MNTDIAKIEDRLKDLVSKNEDAIKGFEKASENSKQVGIKSYFEKKIIDRMQFLRELRASVPELDLGSVEIEGSAAGTLHRTWMDVKAFFAEDNDEAMLEEAIRGDKAAINDYDNALAEVMMPHRLKEIIRAQKEFLQNDLETTEILEHHR from the coding sequence ATGAATACTGATATAGCAAAAATTGAAGACCGTTTAAAAGACTTGGTTAGTAAAAATGAAGATGCCATTAAAGGATTTGAAAAAGCATCTGAAAATTCCAAACAAGTAGGAATCAAAAGTTACTTTGAGAAAAAAATAATTGATCGCATGCAATTCTTAAGAGAACTTAGAGCATCCGTGCCAGAACTAGATTTAGGTAGCGTAGAAATTGAAGGTAGTGCTGCAGGTACATTACATAGAACTTGGATGGATGTAAAAGCGTTTTTCGCAGAAGATAATGACGAAGCAATGTTAGAAGAAGCTATTAGAGGTGATAAAGCAGCAATTAATGATTATGATAATGCACTTGCAGAAGTTATGATGCCACACCGCTTAAAAGAAATTATTAGAGCGCAAAAAGAATTTTTGCAGAATGATTTAGAAACTACTGAAATCTTGGAACATCACAGATAA
- the hpf gene encoding ribosome hibernation-promoting factor, HPF/YfiA family: MDIIYEYDGVTASQRLESFAEEKLNKLHKKFDDIIRADVFLKQENTSSDETGMICNIRLSLPGPRIFAEASNQNFEESVIESVSELERQLKKRKDKLKAY, encoded by the coding sequence ATGGATATTATTTATGAATATGACGGCGTAACCGCTAGTCAAAGATTAGAAAGTTTTGCAGAAGAGAAGTTGAATAAACTTCACAAAAAGTTTGATGATATTATTAGAGCAGACGTATTCTTGAAACAAGAAAATACATCATCAGATGAAACAGGTATGATTTGTAACATACGATTAAGTCTGCCAGGACCACGAATTTTTGCAGAAGCCAGTAATCAAAATTTCGAAGAATCTGTTATTGAGTCTGTTAGCGAATTAGAGCGCCAACTGAAAAAGCGAAAAGACAAATTAAAAGCTTATTAA
- a CDS encoding TolB family protein: MNNSIKISLLFACMATMGYGQDLAYNDNGTSFQKRKVEEVTNRTENYNKLKTLGFSDAEIFEDLGNANFLTKKYANALYWYGRLMEISEDGTLKRSYQKRFDHAVSQLGKEVQNELADENWTELVKDDYKMTRTVVPSRLTSNNRRNFLPWDDQGTTKEFAVNNAAPVKTTGEYAPPVALTNGGNTAYYSKTTYQKPTTGMFSKKKEIHKIYKADKVGGEWKKITEVAVCPSDYSAKHPAISPDGSRLFFASNMPGTFGEYDIYVATIQKNGMLGQAKNLGSKVNTAKNDVLPNPVSNGSLVFASDGRDGYGGLDVYMVEVGQRSVGLAVNMGNTINSSYDEYSVNLLQSDGSGYVVSNRMAQGKHTQNVAFNLSDKPINDKDRDDRFLEAFNSDRRTQYSSSVFEDE; encoded by the coding sequence ATGAACAATTCAATTAAAATCAGCCTTTTGTTTGCTTGTATGGCAACCATGGGCTATGGCCAAGATTTGGCCTACAATGACAACGGTACAAGTTTTCAAAAAAGAAAGGTTGAAGAAGTTACCAACCGTACAGAGAATTATAATAAACTAAAGACACTTGGTTTTTCTGATGCAGAAATCTTTGAAGATTTAGGTAATGCCAATTTTCTGACCAAAAAATATGCAAATGCATTATACTGGTATGGTAGATTAATGGAAATCTCTGAAGATGGTACTTTAAAAAGAAGCTACCAGAAAAGATTTGACCACGCCGTTTCTCAATTAGGTAAAGAAGTTCAGAATGAGTTAGCAGATGAAAACTGGACGGAGTTAGTTAAAGACGATTACAAAATGACACGTACAGTTGTGCCATCTCGTCTTACCTCTAATAACAGAAGAAACTTTTTACCTTGGGATGATCAAGGTACTACTAAAGAGTTTGCGGTAAACAATGCAGCTCCAGTAAAAACTACTGGTGAGTATGCCCCACCGGTAGCATTGACAAATGGAGGTAACACTGCTTACTACAGTAAAACAACATACCAAAAACCTACAACAGGTATGTTCTCTAAAAAGAAAGAAATACACAAAATTTACAAAGCAGATAAAGTTGGTGGTGAGTGGAAAAAAATTACCGAGGTAGCTGTATGCCCTAGTGATTATTCTGCAAAGCATCCGGCAATCTCACCAGACGGTAGTAGATTATTCTTTGCATCTAACATGCCAGGTACTTTTGGCGAATATGATATATATGTAGCAACAATTCAAAAAAATGGAATGTTGGGTCAAGCTAAAAACTTGGGTTCAAAAGTAAATACAGCTAAAAATGATGTTCTTCCAAATCCTGTTTCAAACGGTAGTTTGGTATTCGCATCAGACGGTAGAGATGGTTATGGAGGCTTAGATGTCTACATGGTAGAAGTTGGTCAACGTAGTGTTGGTTTAGCTGTAAACATGGGTAACACTATCAATAGTTCTTATGACGAGTACTCGGTAAATCTTTTACAAAGCGATGGTTCTGGTTATGTAGTTTCTAACAGAATGGCACAAGGCAAGCATACACAAAATGTAGCTTTTAATTTAAGTGATAAGCCTATAAATGATAAAGATAGAGACGATCGCTTCTTAGAAGCCTTTAACTCAGATAGACGAACGCAGTATTCAAGCTCTGTTTTCGAAGATGAATAA
- a CDS encoding VOC family protein yields the protein MKIQAYLAFNGDCQEALNFYANLFNAEIKNRQTYEDKKIDVPSSFRQKLQHAELKGKGVHFMAYDASPDTPLNNGNQISMSVDTNDLDEGKQLFQDLSSGGQVHHDFREREWGYFGRCTDRFGIGWMVNVDK from the coding sequence ATGAAAATACAAGCATATTTAGCCTTCAACGGCGATTGTCAGGAAGCTTTAAACTTCTACGCAAATCTGTTCAACGCAGAAATAAAGAATAGACAAACGTACGAGGATAAGAAAATTGATGTTCCGTCATCATTCCGTCAAAAGCTACAACACGCAGAGTTAAAAGGTAAAGGCGTACACTTTATGGCATACGATGCCTCGCCCGATACACCATTGAACAATGGTAACCAGATTAGTATGAGTGTTGATACTAATGATTTGGATGAAGGAAAACAATTATTCCAAGATTTATCTAGTGGCGGTCAGGTACATCACGATTTTAGAGAACGAGAATGGGGATATTTTGGTAGATGCACAGATCGCTTCGGAATCGGGTGGATGGTAAATGTGGATAAATAA
- a CDS encoding PorP/SprF family type IX secretion system membrane protein, with the protein MESPYKINSFLIALFLLALVQTVKGQETNANLGSSSTYHNQLFFNRFFINPTFSLVRENKSYLNILHRNQYATFDDNSQNYFLGFSNKLNDHTAVGIGVYSQWSGVVQEFGFNANYASAVRLGEKSVLTFGTNVTYFNQGLDKNRIVVGEDDPKLADARKESKIAIQPGMNLSLGKFDFGFYAEDLFKYNQTTNEFLTELSTKSVKASVQYTHSFEHSRGLFTDARLMPMAQVGQNYDGSLYYFGSLLLDMPNYGWLQTTVDEEYGVAAGVGFNLSDKMSLGYLMEKDLSSEDANLGWNHEITLAYKFKDEDLAISVADNSSDNQIDNIVRNYEEQIAHLIEERDSARKSGRKRQDASSKATSTVSESSLAYENKIILDELILRQDSIEIERIAAFEERFELIVRMLRNDIDTTIKSSLQDFSVEENSSYASNDLNNDAIDFVTEPANAFAAATTTKTVATTTSSRRANFKEFPSTRDNFKELPVKMMVDADVIDMNSGYYVIANVYSQTKYMNAFMKDLREKGLDPKQFYNKENGLYYVYLADYDYKNDAQMAASTDLNGKYNQEKWIMQVSETTATASNTFEDDDISIE; encoded by the coding sequence ATGGAAAGTCCTTATAAAATCAATAGTTTTCTTATTGCTTTATTCTTATTGGCTCTTGTCCAAACAGTAAAAGGTCAAGAAACCAATGCAAACTTAGGATCAAGTAGTACGTACCACAACCAATTATTCTTCAATAGGTTTTTTATAAACCCAACGTTCTCTTTGGTACGTGAGAACAAATCATATTTAAACATTCTACATAGAAATCAATATGCAACCTTTGATGATAATAGTCAAAACTATTTTTTAGGGTTCAGCAACAAATTAAATGACCATACTGCAGTAGGTATTGGTGTTTACAGCCAATGGTCTGGTGTTGTGCAAGAATTCGGTTTCAATGCCAACTATGCATCGGCAGTAAGATTAGGAGAGAAATCTGTGTTAACCTTTGGCACGAACGTTACCTATTTTAATCAAGGTTTAGATAAAAACAGGATTGTCGTTGGTGAAGACGATCCAAAATTAGCAGATGCAAGAAAAGAAAGTAAAATTGCCATACAACCAGGTATGAACTTGTCTTTAGGTAAGTTCGATTTTGGGTTCTATGCAGAAGACCTTTTTAAATACAATCAAACAACGAACGAATTTTTAACCGAATTGTCTACAAAGAGTGTAAAGGCTTCGGTACAATATACACACTCATTTGAACATTCAAGAGGGCTTTTTACAGATGCTCGTTTAATGCCAATGGCACAAGTGGGTCAGAATTATGATGGTAGCCTTTATTACTTTGGGTCCTTATTATTAGACATGCCAAATTATGGTTGGTTACAAACAACGGTAGATGAAGAGTATGGTGTAGCTGCAGGTGTTGGTTTTAACTTAAGTGATAAAATGTCTTTAGGGTATTTAATGGAGAAAGACTTATCAAGTGAAGATGCCAATTTAGGATGGAATCATGAAATTACTTTAGCATATAAATTTAAAGATGAGGATTTGGCGATATCAGTTGCAGATAACTCTTCAGACAATCAAATAGATAACATAGTGCGTAATTATGAAGAGCAGATAGCTCATTTAATAGAAGAAAGAGATAGTGCTAGAAAATCGGGTCGTAAGAGACAAGATGCATCTTCTAAAGCTACTTCTACGGTTTCAGAAAGTAGTTTAGCATATGAGAACAAGATTATTTTAGATGAGTTGATTCTACGTCAAGACTCCATAGAAATTGAACGAATAGCAGCTTTTGAAGAACGATTTGAATTAATTGTTAGAATGTTACGTAATGATATTGATACAACGATCAAGAGCTCTTTGCAGGACTTTAGTGTAGAAGAAAACTCATCTTATGCATCTAATGATTTAAATAATGATGCTATTGACTTTGTAACAGAGCCTGCAAATGCTTTTGCTGCAGCAACTACAACAAAAACAGTAGCAACAACCACTTCTTCAAGAAGAGCGAATTTTAAAGAATTTCCATCTACAAGAGATAATTTTAAAGAATTACCGGTAAAAATGATGGTAGATGCTGATGTTATTGATATGAATTCTGGTTACTATGTAATTGCAAATGTATATAGTCAAACAAAGTATATGAATGCTTTTATGAAAGACTTGCGAGAAAAAGGATTAGATCCAAAGCAATTCTACAATAAAGAAAACGGTCTGTATTATGTGTACTTAGCAGATTACGATTATAAGAACGATGCACAAATGGCAGCAAGTACAGATTTAAATGGAAAATACAATCAAGAGAAATGGATTATGCAAGTAAGCGAAACAACGGCGACTGCATCTAATACTTTTGAAGATGATGATATAAGTATAGAGTAA